The Lujinxingia litoralis genome has a window encoding:
- a CDS encoding transglutaminase TgpA family protein produces MNPFVRRLDRLHDLFLYISLGLAFLATLFGGALGPVMAALFPAGALLAPLLRRRVPALTRQNVVWNALIIGVLFYTGVEYLSDPLADVIGLGIRFVLVLVLIKLFSRQGPRDELQLHALSLLTFAAASAANEGLSFGVLFGAYILSGTFTLALFHLKTESARRPSLSPPRRSPFDRFYVMVLAAISLAIFASSLAIFFTFPRVGLGLFVTQTRESVSVAGFSEDVALGSHGLMRSNPAVVMRVEFPEDPRPADTDTLRWRAMTFDAYDGQRWSRTHSQSERPAPYSSQAHYDLAFLRTAALDELLSGQPARRARIYLEPLGTNILPSLWPPATLALGPGEGLPRIGSRAASLTRDNYGDLRHTMDSELGLTYTLGFYEPPPESALLRHRGRSLNEQETRRYTRVPIDLDPRVTELAADLSAGERTPYAKARAIASYFQREFTYTTDLPQVDPEQPVASFLFETRAGHCEYFATSAALMLRTQGVPTRLVNGFLGGTWNELGNYLTVRQGDAHAWIEIFVPELGWVPVEATPAIESGFADRSPVARWGSDAYDAMRQAWLKWVLEYDLQAQIVVIRRAARTLSPRGTPAPSRSDEARANPRESIPLRDLLFGLGWIFLLASATWQGATRQPGSGPRRAIVLAIWGGAGALWVSWFLGWSWSHALLGALSVGAARALSPMLGASPAARAQHQVTHHFLAIEQAATRHGLARHNDEGPRSYLERVASQLDARGREHVEHFLRRYLALRFGGKPYGPHQAREMRRLTRAVITALKRSARR; encoded by the coding sequence ATGAACCCTTTTGTGCGTCGACTCGACCGGCTCCACGACCTCTTTTTGTACATCTCGCTCGGGCTGGCCTTCCTGGCTACGCTCTTCGGTGGAGCTCTGGGACCGGTGATGGCGGCGCTTTTTCCTGCGGGCGCCTTGCTGGCACCGCTGCTCCGGCGTCGAGTTCCCGCTCTGACGCGCCAGAACGTGGTATGGAACGCCCTGATCATCGGCGTCCTCTTCTATACCGGCGTGGAGTACCTAAGCGACCCCCTGGCCGATGTGATCGGGCTGGGCATTCGCTTTGTGCTGGTGCTCGTCCTTATCAAACTTTTCAGCCGTCAGGGGCCTCGCGACGAGCTGCAACTCCACGCGCTCAGCCTCCTGACCTTCGCAGCAGCCAGCGCCGCTAACGAAGGGCTCTCCTTCGGGGTGCTCTTTGGTGCCTACATCCTCTCGGGCACCTTTACGCTCGCCCTCTTTCACCTGAAAACCGAGAGCGCACGCCGCCCCTCACTGAGCCCTCCTCGCCGCTCACCATTCGATCGCTTCTACGTCATGGTATTGGCCGCCATCAGCCTGGCCATTTTCGCCTCGTCGCTGGCGATCTTCTTTACCTTCCCGCGGGTCGGACTCGGACTCTTTGTCACCCAGACCCGCGAAAGCGTCTCGGTGGCGGGCTTCTCCGAAGACGTGGCGTTGGGCAGCCATGGCCTGATGCGCTCGAACCCGGCGGTGGTCATGCGCGTGGAGTTTCCCGAGGACCCCCGCCCCGCCGACACCGACACGTTGCGCTGGCGCGCGATGACCTTTGATGCCTACGACGGGCAGCGCTGGAGCCGCACCCACAGCCAGAGTGAACGCCCGGCGCCCTACAGCAGCCAGGCACACTACGATCTGGCCTTCCTGAGAACAGCAGCGCTCGACGAGCTTCTCAGCGGCCAACCCGCGCGCCGTGCCCGGATCTATCTGGAGCCGCTCGGCACCAACATCCTTCCCTCGCTCTGGCCTCCCGCCACCCTGGCCCTGGGCCCCGGCGAGGGCCTTCCCCGCATCGGCTCGCGGGCGGCAAGCCTCACCCGGGATAACTACGGCGATCTTCGGCACACCATGGATTCGGAGCTGGGCCTGACCTACACGCTGGGCTTCTACGAACCACCTCCCGAGTCGGCGCTGCTCCGGCATAGGGGGCGCTCCCTCAACGAGCAGGAGACCCGACGCTACACCCGGGTGCCGATCGATCTGGATCCCCGGGTGACCGAACTCGCTGCCGACCTCAGCGCTGGCGAGCGCACGCCCTATGCCAAGGCGCGGGCGATTGCGTCCTACTTTCAGCGCGAATTCACCTACACCACCGATCTCCCTCAGGTCGATCCCGAGCAGCCCGTGGCCTCGTTTCTCTTTGAGACTCGCGCCGGCCACTGCGAGTACTTCGCCACCTCGGCCGCACTGATGCTGCGCACCCAGGGCGTCCCCACACGCCTGGTCAATGGCTTTTTGGGCGGCACCTGGAACGAACTCGGGAACTACCTCACCGTGCGCCAGGGAGATGCCCACGCCTGGATCGAGATCTTCGTCCCGGAGTTGGGCTGGGTGCCGGTCGAAGCCACCCCGGCGATCGAGAGCGGGTTTGCCGACCGCTCCCCAGTGGCACGCTGGGGCTCCGATGCCTACGACGCGATGCGACAGGCCTGGTTGAAGTGGGTGCTAGAATACGATCTCCAGGCCCAGATCGTGGTGATCCGCCGCGCCGCGCGCACGCTCTCCCCGCGGGGCACCCCGGCCCCTTCTCGCTCCGACGAAGCGCGCGCAAACCCCCGAGAGTCCATCCCACTGCGCGATCTGCTCTTCGGGCTGGGCTGGATCTTCTTGCTCGCGTCCGCCACCTGGCAAGGAGCCACTCGCCAGCCCGGCTCCGGGCCCCGTCGCGCGATCGTGCTCGCGATCTGGGGAGGCGCCGGCGCCCTGTGGGTGAGCTGGTTCCTGGGCTGGTCCTGGTCCCATGCCCTTCTGGGCGCCCTCAGCGTGGGCGCGGCGCGGGCCCTGAGCCCGATGCTCGGCGCCAGCCCCGCGGCCCGCGCCCAACACCAGGTCACGCACCACTTCCTGGCGATCGAGCAAGCGGCCACGCGCCACGGGCTGGCGCGCCACAACGACGAAGGCCCCCGAAGTTACTTAGAACGCGTCGCCTCCCAACTCGACGCCCGGGGACGCGAGCACGTCGAGCACTTCCTGAGACGCTATCTGGCCCTGCGTTTTGGCGGCAAACCCTACGGTCCCCATCAGGCCCGCGAGATGCGACGCCTGACCCGCGCCGTGATCACCGCCCTCAAACGCTCCGCCCGACGCTAA
- a CDS encoding DUF58 domain-containing protein, translated as MSSPPRRTSSKATRSPGRSWLTPPRQLALTTPGKYFVLMTLAVGFGALNTGNNLLFLLLGMMLSLIVASGLLSEAVLRALQVRRELPRRLYAGESAPGRFLIQNAGRWPSLSIEISEHDIEAIAGPLRGTILTAERPAWWKLWRPQTSDDHRPLAAAYCLRADAGQETTLTTHYTIATRGIYRLKTVQIATRFPFGFFEKARELPRAQEITVYPRSRPTPVWLSRLRQDLGDTPRHRLGQGEDFFGLRDYRDGADQRAIHWKSSARRSKPLVREREANDRRDIALVLDPRAATDQPDADERRRFERGIEHLAGLLEGLVTAGFRVQLLGSASAGLHPPASESQTIDGMLAELATVELLPASSPGPATPPVRPGQPSQAILILGLHPQAPPPPALALSFDELARAEATPGAS; from the coding sequence ATGTCGAGCCCTCCCCGGCGCACCTCCTCCAAAGCCACGCGCTCGCCAGGACGCAGCTGGCTTACACCGCCACGCCAGCTGGCGCTGACCACCCCCGGGAAGTACTTCGTCCTGATGACGCTCGCCGTGGGCTTCGGGGCGCTGAATACCGGCAACAACCTGCTCTTTTTACTCCTGGGGATGATGCTCTCATTGATCGTGGCCAGCGGCCTGCTCAGCGAAGCCGTGCTGCGCGCGCTGCAGGTACGCCGCGAACTTCCCCGGCGTCTCTACGCCGGCGAGTCCGCCCCCGGGCGCTTTTTGATTCAAAACGCCGGCCGATGGCCCTCTCTGAGTATTGAGATCTCCGAGCACGACATCGAGGCCATCGCCGGACCCCTGCGCGGCACCATACTCACCGCGGAACGCCCTGCCTGGTGGAAATTATGGCGCCCCCAGACCAGCGACGACCATCGTCCCCTGGCCGCCGCCTATTGTTTGCGCGCCGACGCCGGGCAAGAAACCACGCTGACGACCCACTACACGATCGCCACCCGCGGCATCTATCGCCTTAAGACCGTGCAGATCGCGACGCGCTTTCCCTTCGGGTTCTTTGAAAAAGCCCGGGAGCTGCCCCGCGCACAGGAGATCACCGTGTACCCGCGCAGCCGCCCGACCCCGGTCTGGCTCTCCCGGCTCCGCCAGGACCTGGGCGACACGCCCCGGCACCGCCTCGGACAGGGCGAAGACTTCTTTGGGCTGCGCGATTATCGCGACGGCGCAGATCAGCGCGCCATCCACTGGAAGTCCTCCGCGCGACGCAGCAAACCCCTGGTCCGAGAACGCGAGGCCAATGATCGCCGCGACATCGCCCTGGTGCTCGACCCCCGGGCGGCCACCGACCAACCAGACGCCGACGAACGCCGGCGCTTTGAGCGCGGCATCGAACACCTTGCCGGACTACTCGAAGGGCTTGTCACGGCCGGATTTCGCGTGCAGCTCCTCGGTAGCGCCTCGGCCGGCCTCCACCCGCCGGCCTCGGAGTCCCAGACCATCGACGGGATGCTGGCCGAGCTCGCCACGGTGGAGCTCCTCCCGGCATCTTCCCCCGGTCCTGCGACACCACCGGTGCGCCCCGGCCAACCTTCGCAGGCCATCCTCATCCTCGGACTTCATCCCCAGGCCCCTCCTCCCCCGGCGCTCGCGCTGAGTTTCGATGAACTCGCCAGGGCTGAAGCCACCCCAGGGGCCTCATGA
- a CDS encoding mechanosensitive ion channel family protein, producing the protein MFDVQQLAEQAGNWLTTEGLALARNLVVFLLIIAAGFIAARITRKAIKTAIKRSRLEPSALFTQFVVNTASKSVVLLAFVVALGNLGVDTGALIAGLGVTGLVLGFALKDTLSNFAAGMLILLYRPFDIGHFVEITGITGTVLDLTLVSTVLSTPDNKRITLPNSSVWGNPITNFSEADTRRVDVPVGIAYDADIDEAKAIFDKILADNPKVLQDPAPAVVMTGLGDNSVDFSMRAWVDTDDYWAVHSALIRQVKYSLDEAGIGIPFPQREVWFHDLKD; encoded by the coding sequence ATGTTTGATGTTCAACAGCTGGCTGAGCAGGCCGGGAATTGGTTGACGACCGAAGGGCTGGCGTTGGCGCGCAACCTGGTGGTCTTTCTTCTCATCATTGCTGCGGGCTTCATTGCCGCGCGTATTACGCGTAAGGCGATCAAGACGGCGATCAAGCGCTCTCGTCTGGAGCCTTCGGCGCTCTTCACCCAGTTTGTTGTCAACACCGCCAGCAAGTCGGTGGTGTTGCTGGCGTTTGTGGTGGCGCTGGGGAACCTGGGTGTCGACACCGGCGCGCTTATCGCCGGTCTCGGTGTGACGGGGCTGGTGCTGGGTTTCGCGCTCAAAGACACGCTGTCGAACTTTGCGGCCGGGATGCTGATCCTGCTCTACCGTCCCTTCGACATCGGGCATTTTGTGGAGATCACCGGGATCACCGGCACGGTGCTCGATCTGACGCTGGTTTCGACCGTGCTGAGCACGCCGGATAACAAGCGAATCACGCTTCCGAACTCCAGCGTGTGGGGCAACCCGATCACCAACTTCTCCGAGGCCGACACCCGTCGCGTCGATGTGCCGGTGGGCATTGCCTACGATGCGGACATCGATGAGGCGAAGGCGATTTTTGATAAGATTCTGGCCGACAACCCGAAGGTGCTCCAGGACCCGGCACCGGCTGTGGTGATGACGGGGCTGGGGGACAACTCGGTCGATTTTTCGATGCGGGCCTGGGTCGATACCGACGATTACTGGGCGGTGCACTCCGCGCTGATCCGTCAGGTCAAGTACTCGCTGGATGAAGCCGGCATCGGCATCCCCTTCCCGCAGCGGGAGGTGTGGTTCCACGATCTTAAAGACTGA